Proteins encoded within one genomic window of Deinococcus grandis:
- a CDS encoding MurR/RpiR family transcriptional regulator encodes MSQTTTRPAQTPGAISRIRLHAHSLSPSLRQVADHVLREADTVIHQTITELATSAGVGEATITRLCRKLDFAGFHAFKIALAADVAGRDTTSDRPTNLEGHTARLVKQAALTLEDTGRLLAPDAIEAVAEQLARAPRVDLTGQGNSGMIAQLFAHRLLRLGITAQAFTDPHVAAVSISTLPRGGVVIGLTSSGSTIDTVQHLRLAQSHGHYTVAITHRASSPITRYASRVLFTSRQEDPLTDAVMDTLISQTLVLELLYTALLARRPEAAAMLRVTAESVVEKKY; translated from the coding sequence ATGAGTCAGACCACCACGCGCCCGGCCCAGACGCCGGGAGCCATCAGCCGTATCCGCCTGCACGCCCACAGCCTCTCCCCGTCCCTGCGGCAGGTCGCCGACCACGTCCTGCGCGAGGCCGACACCGTCATCCACCAGACCATCACCGAACTCGCCACGAGCGCCGGCGTCGGCGAGGCCACCATCACCCGCCTGTGCCGCAAACTGGACTTCGCGGGCTTCCACGCGTTCAAGATCGCGCTGGCCGCCGACGTCGCGGGCCGCGACACGACCAGCGACCGGCCCACCAACCTCGAAGGGCACACCGCCCGGCTGGTCAAACAGGCCGCGCTGACCCTGGAAGACACCGGACGGCTCCTCGCGCCCGACGCCATCGAGGCGGTCGCCGAGCAACTGGCCCGCGCGCCCCGAGTGGACCTGACCGGGCAGGGCAACAGCGGCATGATCGCGCAGCTGTTCGCGCACCGCCTGCTGCGCCTGGGCATCACCGCGCAGGCCTTCACCGACCCGCACGTCGCGGCCGTCAGCATCTCCACCCTGCCGCGCGGCGGCGTCGTGATCGGCCTGACGAGTTCCGGCAGCACCATCGACACCGTGCAGCACCTGCGCCTGGCGCAGAGCCACGGGCACTACACGGTCGCCATCACGCACCGCGCCTCCTCGCCCATCACCCGCTACGCCAGCCGCGTGCTGTTCACGTCCCGGCAGGAAGACCCCCTGACCGACGCCGTCATGGACACCCTGATCAGCCAGACGCTGGTGCTGGAACTGCTGTACACCGCCCTGCTCGCCCGCCGCCCCGAGGCCGCCGCCATGCTGCGCGTCACGGCCGAGAGTGTGGTCGAGAAGAAGTACTGA
- a CDS encoding FAD binding domain-containing protein, whose product MRAFAYTRADTPRAAAQAAEATGTKFIAGGTNLLDLMKLDIEQPSRLVDVSRLNLRDVTDTPDGGLHVGALVTNTDLANHPRVKSDYAVLTRAIVAGASGQIRNKATTGGNLLQRARCPYFYDTNLPCNKRDPGTGCAALRGLSRTLAVIGTSDACIAQHPSDMAVALRVLDATVNTLKPDGTARTLTLDEFYRLPEDTPHLETTLEPGELITGVTLPPPVGGTHLYRKVRDRASYAFALVSVAAIVDGDRVRVAFGGVAPRPWRVPDAEDAYARARADGRADALIDRAFEGARPTEENAFKVPLLRRTLKAVLAQAGQEAQA is encoded by the coding sequence GTGAGGGCCTTCGCGTACACCCGCGCCGACACGCCCCGGGCCGCCGCGCAGGCCGCCGAGGCCACCGGCACGAAATTCATCGCGGGCGGCACGAACCTTCTGGACCTGATGAAACTCGACATCGAGCAGCCCAGCCGCCTCGTGGACGTCAGCCGCCTGAACCTGCGCGACGTGACCGACACCCCGGACGGCGGGCTGCACGTGGGCGCCCTGGTCACGAACACCGATCTGGCGAACCACCCGCGGGTCAAATCCGACTACGCCGTGCTGACCCGCGCCATCGTGGCGGGCGCGTCGGGGCAGATCCGCAACAAGGCCACGACCGGCGGGAACCTCCTGCAGCGCGCGCGCTGCCCGTACTTCTACGACACGAACCTCCCGTGCAACAAACGCGATCCCGGCACGGGCTGCGCGGCGCTGCGCGGCCTGAGCCGCACGCTGGCCGTGATCGGCACGAGCGACGCCTGCATCGCGCAGCACCCGTCCGACATGGCCGTCGCGCTGCGCGTGCTGGACGCCACGGTGAACACCCTGAAACCCGACGGCACGGCGCGCACCCTGACGCTGGACGAGTTCTACCGCCTGCCGGAGGACACCCCGCACCTCGAAACCACCCTCGAACCCGGCGAGCTGATCACCGGCGTGACCCTGCCCCCCCCGGTGGGCGGCACGCACCTGTACCGTAAGGTCCGCGACCGCGCGTCGTACGCGTTCGCGCTGGTGTCGGTGGCGGCCATCGTGGACGGCGACCGGGTCCGCGTGGCCTTCGGCGGGGTCGCCCCGCGCCCCTGGCGCGTCCCGGACGCCGAGGACGCCTACGCCCGGGCCAGGGCGGACGGGCGGGCCGACGCCCTGATCGACCGCGCCTTCGAGGGCGCGCGTCCCACCGAGGAAAACGCCTTCAAGGTGCCGCTGCTGCGCCGCACCCTGAAGGCCGTGCTGGCCCAGGCGGGCCAGGAGGCCCAGGCATGA
- a CDS encoding MATE family efflux transporter has product MTALPPPPGLRAETAQLLRLAAPVIVSQFSLNALALISTAVIGRLGAGPLAAVAYGSATYYLGFIVLVGIMLAVAPRVAAAHGAGDTRGVARAAHAGLWLAGLLSALFLPVAFLAAHLIARAAPAGIDGDLAGTYLRLYALGMPATLAFSALRGALEGTGQPRVVTAVALGAVGVAGLLSPALSYGWGALPALGLSGAALATITASWGSALTLAWVARRRLPRPALPRAEVMGELRALLRLGWPIGLTLGAEGGLFTVTSLLMARFGPQALAAHNVALQVITAVFMVPLGLATATGIRVAQHAGAGQLRLSRRAGLLGMALAIAVMLLVSLTYVLTPELVIGVFVNVRDPANAALVGSAAALLLIATLFQAFDGLQVTANAALRGLQDTRWPLMISLVAYWALGLGSGAALAFGLGLGPRGLWFGLTAGLCFAGMTLLARFLRRTGAGRATPAG; this is encoded by the coding sequence GTGACCGCCCTCCCTCCCCCACCGGGCCTGCGGGCCGAGACCGCTCAGCTGCTGCGCCTCGCCGCGCCCGTGATCGTGTCGCAGTTCAGCCTCAACGCCCTGGCGCTGATCAGCACCGCCGTGATCGGCCGCCTGGGCGCCGGACCGCTGGCCGCCGTCGCGTACGGCAGCGCCACGTACTACCTGGGCTTCATCGTGCTCGTGGGCATCATGCTCGCGGTCGCCCCGCGCGTGGCCGCCGCGCACGGCGCCGGGGACACGCGCGGCGTGGCGCGCGCCGCCCACGCCGGCCTGTGGCTGGCCGGGCTCCTCTCGGCGCTGTTCCTGCCGGTCGCGTTCCTGGCCGCGCATCTGATCGCGCGCGCCGCCCCGGCCGGGATCGACGGGGACCTGGCGGGCACCTACCTGCGGCTGTACGCGCTGGGTATGCCCGCCACGCTGGCGTTCAGTGCGCTGCGCGGCGCGCTGGAGGGCACCGGGCAGCCGCGCGTGGTCACGGCGGTCGCGCTGGGCGCCGTCGGCGTGGCGGGACTCCTCAGCCCGGCACTCAGTTACGGGTGGGGCGCGCTGCCCGCGCTGGGCCTGAGCGGCGCGGCCCTGGCGACGATCACCGCGTCGTGGGGCAGCGCCCTGACGCTGGCTTGGGTGGCGCGGCGCCGCCTGCCCCGCCCGGCCCTCCCGCGCGCCGAGGTGATGGGCGAACTGCGCGCCCTGCTGCGCCTGGGCTGGCCGATCGGCCTGACCCTGGGGGCCGAGGGGGGCCTGTTCACGGTGACCAGCCTCCTGATGGCCCGCTTCGGGCCGCAGGCCCTGGCCGCACACAACGTGGCACTGCAGGTCATCACGGCGGTGTTCATGGTGCCGCTGGGACTGGCGACCGCGACCGGCATCCGGGTAGCGCAGCACGCCGGGGCGGGGCAGCTGCGCCTCTCGCGCCGCGCGGGCCTGCTGGGTATGGCGCTGGCGATCGCGGTGATGCTGCTCGTCAGCCTGACGTACGTCCTGACGCCGGAACTGGTGATCGGCGTGTTCGTGAACGTCCGCGACCCGGCGAACGCGGCGCTCGTGGGGAGCGCGGCAGCCCTGCTGCTGATCGCCACGCTGTTCCAGGCCTTCGACGGACTGCAGGTGACCGCGAACGCCGCGTTGCGCGGCCTGCAGGACACACGCTGGCCCCTGATGATCTCGCTGGTCGCCTACTGGGCGCTGGGCCTGGGCAGCGGCGCCGCACTGGCCTTCGGGCTGGGCCTGGGGCCACGCGGGCTGTGGTTCGGGCTGACCGCCGGGCTGTGCTTCGCGGGCATGACGCTGCTCGCGCGCTTCCTGCGGCGCACGGGCGCGGGCCGGGCCACCCCGGCAGGCTGA
- a CDS encoding trans-sulfuration enzyme family protein yields MTHNPDRAFRTRAVHAGHGLDPATGAHATPIYATSTFGYGSAERGARLFAGEEQGYFYSRLTNPTVRAFEEKVASLEGLPDAVAFASGMGAVSALCLTLLKPGDEVIFVAPLYGGTTGFLHEVAAKFGVRVHEAPDEAGVEALTGPRTRLIWVETPTNPALGIVDLARIARAAQACGALSVADNTFSTPALTRPAEHGIDLVMHSATKYLGGHGDAIGGVVAGPEDLLAELRGIGLRHVGASLGPFEAYLFLRGMKTLPLRMHAHCEGAAALAQALDGHPALTALHYPGLRTHPGHAVAARQMSGFGGLLSIDLGTQAAASAFLNHLTLFTQAVSLGDVESLSCHPGSTTHHLLGEEALRRQGVTPGLVRLSVGIEDPRDLVDDILGALEHVRAGQLQPG; encoded by the coding sequence ATGACCCACAACCCAGACCGCGCGTTCCGCACGCGCGCCGTGCACGCCGGGCACGGCCTCGACCCCGCCACCGGGGCGCACGCCACACCCATCTACGCGACCTCCACCTTCGGGTACGGCAGCGCCGAACGCGGCGCGCGCCTCTTCGCGGGCGAGGAGCAGGGCTACTTCTACTCGCGCCTGACCAACCCCACCGTCCGCGCTTTCGAGGAGAAGGTCGCCAGTCTGGAGGGCCTGCCCGACGCGGTCGCCTTCGCCAGCGGTATGGGCGCCGTGTCCGCGCTGTGCCTCACGCTCCTGAAGCCCGGCGACGAGGTGATCTTCGTCGCGCCGCTGTACGGCGGCACCACCGGCTTCCTGCACGAGGTCGCCGCGAAGTTCGGCGTGAGGGTTCACGAGGCCCCCGACGAGGCCGGGGTGGAGGCCCTGACCGGCCCCCGGACCCGCCTGATCTGGGTGGAGACGCCCACCAACCCCGCGCTGGGCATCGTGGACCTCGCGCGGATCGCCCGCGCCGCCCAGGCCTGCGGCGCCCTGAGCGTCGCGGACAACACCTTCAGTACGCCCGCCCTGACCCGCCCCGCCGAACACGGCATCGACCTCGTCATGCACAGCGCCACCAAGTACCTCGGCGGGCACGGGGACGCCATCGGCGGCGTCGTCGCGGGCCCCGAGGACCTGCTGGCCGAACTGCGCGGCATCGGCCTGCGGCACGTCGGCGCGTCGCTGGGCCCCTTCGAGGCGTACCTGTTCCTGCGCGGCATGAAGACCCTCCCGCTGCGCATGCACGCCCACTGTGAGGGCGCCGCTGCCCTGGCACAGGCGCTGGACGGCCACCCGGCCCTGACGGCCCTCCACTACCCCGGCCTGCGCACCCACCCCGGCCACGCGGTCGCCGCGCGGCAGATGAGCGGCTTCGGCGGCCTGCTCAGCATCGACCTGGGCACCCAGGCCGCCGCGTCCGCGTTCCTGAACCACCTGACGCTGTTCACGCAGGCCGTCAGCCTCGGCGACGTGGAAAGCCTCTCGTGCCACCCGGGCAGCACCACCCACCACCTCCTGGGCGAGGAAGCCCTGCGCCGCCAGGGCGTCACGCCCGGCCTCGTGCGTCTGAGTGTCGGGATCGAGGACCCCCGCGACCTCGTGGACGACATCCTGGGCGCGCTGGAGCACGTCCGGGCCGGGCAGCTCCAGCCCGGCTGA
- a CDS encoding xanthine dehydrogenase family protein molybdopterin-binding subunit, producing MKFEQASPPNPIDQERVVTRPFTRIEGPLKVSGQAPYAYEYQLPEAPTYGFVLGAGIAHGRVTRLDTTQAEAAPGVLLVLTHENMPAQARSDTPVPQQREASPQLSGPEIRHYHQAVAFVVAETFEQARAAANLIEVEYEVTPGQFTLADTVDSGKEPKDAVDSVVGDFDSAFADAAVSVDLTFTTPDQSQAPMEPHATIAQWDGDQLTVHTSHQVVHWVRRGLALTLNIPQKDVRVVAAYVGGGFGTKLLFFSDAVLSAAAARMLGRPVKTTLQRPLIFNNTSHRSATIQRVRLGADPDGTLHAVGHDTWTGNLPGGDSEPACEQTKYLYGGEHRQIRTRQSELDLPPGASMRAPGEAVGMLALEGAMDELAEKLGLDPVELRLRNDVQFDPEKGPKRPFSSRRLAAALRTGAKAFGWDDRPRAPRERQDGEWYVGYGVASAFRTNLVMPSGATVRLNPGGTLTVETQMTDIGTGSYTVLGQVAAEMLGLDLHQVEVKLGDSDFPASSGSGGSWGANSSSAGVYAACDELRRDLAQKAGYQNASAVFRGGKVWQGAECTELSELAGKEGVEATARMTYGDLTEQFMQASFGAHFVEVGVNAHTGEVRVRRALSVVAAGRILNPVTARSQCLGGMTMGIGSALMEALHVDHDLGLFVNHDLGEYHVPVHADIPDLDVLFLDELDDQSSPLRAKGVGELGISGVGAAVANAVYNASGVRVRDFPITLDKILAGWEA from the coding sequence ATGAAGTTCGAGCAGGCGTCCCCCCCCAACCCCATCGATCAGGAGCGCGTGGTCACGCGGCCCTTCACCCGCATCGAGGGCCCGCTGAAGGTCAGCGGTCAGGCCCCCTACGCCTACGAGTACCAGTTGCCCGAGGCGCCCACCTACGGCTTCGTGCTGGGCGCGGGCATCGCGCACGGCCGCGTGACGCGCCTCGACACCACGCAGGCGGAGGCCGCGCCGGGCGTTCTGCTGGTCCTCACGCACGAGAACATGCCCGCCCAGGCCAGGAGCGACACGCCCGTCCCCCAGCAGCGGGAAGCCTCCCCGCAGCTGAGCGGCCCCGAGATCCGCCACTACCATCAGGCGGTCGCGTTCGTGGTGGCCGAGACCTTCGAGCAGGCCCGCGCCGCCGCCAATCTCATTGAGGTCGAGTACGAGGTGACACCCGGGCAGTTCACGCTGGCCGACACGGTGGACAGCGGCAAGGAACCCAAGGACGCCGTGGACAGCGTCGTGGGCGACTTCGACTCCGCCTTCGCGGACGCGGCGGTCAGCGTGGACCTGACCTTCACCACCCCCGACCAGTCGCAGGCGCCCATGGAGCCGCACGCGACCATCGCGCAGTGGGACGGCGACCAGCTCACCGTGCACACCTCGCATCAGGTCGTGCACTGGGTGCGGCGCGGGCTGGCGCTGACGCTGAACATCCCGCAGAAGGACGTGCGGGTCGTCGCGGCGTACGTGGGCGGGGGCTTCGGCACGAAGCTGCTGTTCTTCTCCGACGCGGTGCTGTCCGCCGCCGCCGCCCGGATGCTGGGCCGCCCGGTCAAGACCACCCTGCAGCGCCCGCTGATCTTCAACAACACCTCGCACCGCTCGGCGACCATCCAGCGCGTCCGCCTGGGCGCCGACCCCGACGGGACGCTGCACGCCGTCGGGCACGACACCTGGACCGGGAACCTGCCCGGCGGGGACAGCGAACCCGCCTGCGAGCAGACCAAGTACCTGTACGGCGGCGAGCACCGCCAGATCCGCACCCGGCAGAGCGAGCTGGACCTGCCGCCCGGCGCGAGCATGCGCGCCCCCGGCGAGGCGGTCGGGATGCTCGCGCTGGAAGGCGCGATGGACGAACTCGCCGAGAAACTGGGTCTGGACCCGGTCGAGCTGCGCCTGCGCAACGACGTGCAGTTCGACCCGGAAAAAGGCCCCAAGCGGCCCTTCTCGTCCCGGCGACTCGCGGCGGCGCTGCGGACCGGCGCGAAGGCGTTCGGCTGGGACGACCGGCCCCGCGCGCCCCGCGAACGGCAGGACGGCGAGTGGTACGTCGGGTACGGCGTGGCGTCGGCGTTTCGCACGAACCTCGTCATGCCGTCCGGCGCGACCGTCCGCCTGAATCCGGGCGGCACCCTGACCGTCGAGACGCAGATGACCGACATCGGCACCGGCAGCTACACCGTCCTGGGACAGGTCGCCGCCGAGATGCTCGGCCTGGACCTGCATCAGGTCGAGGTGAAGCTGGGCGACTCGGACTTCCCCGCCTCCAGCGGGTCCGGTGGTTCGTGGGGCGCGAACAGCAGCTCCGCCGGGGTGTACGCCGCGTGCGACGAACTGCGGCGGGACCTGGCGCAGAAGGCCGGGTACCAGAACGCCAGCGCCGTGTTCCGGGGCGGCAAGGTCTGGCAGGGCGCCGAATGCACCGAACTGAGCGAGCTGGCCGGGAAGGAGGGCGTGGAGGCCACGGCCCGCATGACCTACGGCGACCTGACCGAGCAGTTCATGCAGGCGAGCTTCGGCGCGCACTTCGTGGAGGTCGGCGTGAACGCCCACACCGGCGAGGTCCGCGTGCGCCGCGCCCTGAGCGTCGTCGCGGCCGGACGGATCCTGAACCCCGTCACCGCGCGCAGCCAGTGCCTGGGCGGCATGACCATGGGCATCGGCAGCGCCCTGATGGAGGCCCTGCACGTGGACCACGACCTGGGCCTGTTCGTGAACCACGACCTGGGCGAGTACCACGTGCCGGTCCACGCGGACATCCCGGATCTGGACGTGCTGTTCCTGGATGAACTCGATGACCAGTCCAGCCCGCTGCGCGCCAAGGGCGTCGGCGAACTGGGCATCAGCGGGGTGGGCGCCGCCGTGGCGAACGCCGTGTACAACGCCAGCGGCGTGCGCGTCCGGGACTTCCCGATCACGCTGGACAAGATCCTGGCGGGCTGGGAAGCGTAA
- a CDS encoding 2Fe-2S iron-sulfur cluster-binding protein, translated as MTQSPQAPSGADLPRLPVTLSVNGETHELTIDPRVTLLDTLREHLHLTGTKKGCDHGQCGACTVLLDGQRVLSCLTLAVMHDGQSVTTVEGLGTPDHLHPLQDAFVRHDGYQCGYCTPGQLCSSVGTLDEIARGVPSHVTADLDAVRFSAEELRERLSGNICRCAAYPNIIAAVTEVHAAGDGA; from the coding sequence ATGACCCAGTCCCCCCAGGCCCCCAGTGGCGCCGACCTGCCGCGCCTGCCCGTCACGCTGAGCGTGAACGGCGAGACGCACGAACTGACCATCGACCCGCGCGTGACCCTGCTGGACACCCTGCGTGAGCACCTGCACCTGACCGGCACGAAGAAAGGCTGCGACCACGGCCAGTGCGGCGCCTGCACCGTCCTGCTGGACGGCCAGCGCGTCCTGAGCTGCCTGACCCTGGCGGTCATGCACGACGGGCAGAGCGTCACCACCGTCGAGGGGCTGGGCACCCCGGACCACCTGCACCCGCTGCAGGACGCCTTCGTCCGCCACGACGGCTACCAGTGCGGATACTGCACGCCGGGGCAGCTGTGCTCCTCGGTCGGCACGCTCGACGAGATCGCGCGGGGCGTGCCCAGCCACGTGACCGCCGACCTGGACGCCGTGAGGTTCAGCGCCGAGGAACTCCGCGAGCGCCTGAGCGGCAACATCTGCCGCTGCGCCGCGTACCCGAACATCATCGCGGCCGTGACCGAAGTCCACGCCGCCGGAGACGGCGCGTGA
- a CDS encoding phosphohexomutase domain-containing protein, with protein sequence MKLSFGTDGWRGVIADEFTFANVRRVAQAHAAALLAGGGRSAVVAHDTRFLGGAFAGAAARTLADSGLDVTLLGGPTPTPALSHATRDGGHAGGVMITASHNPGQYQGYKLKGPYGGSATPALVQEVESRIDTPLTAGAVGSLTDGSAREAYLSALAGLVDTGAIRASGLPVYHDAMHGAAGGWIEQFTREHLGVPFHGLRQAPDPLFGGVNPEPIGANLEATAQVMRGVSGPAFAMVTDGDADRIGAVLAGGAFFNSHQIFAVLLHHLARRGLRGRVVRTVSTSGIIERLAQHHGLEVVQTPVGFKYITDHFLEGEADPARQVLIGGEESGGIGVQGHVPERDGLLNGLLLQETVAATGLGLDEQFRQIEALLDFRHHYDRIDLHLPGPVNRAALMDDVANTAHLGAHAVRDVITLDGVKLAFDGGYGMVRASGTEPVVRLYVEAPSPDEVQGILGQLRTLTMRHLS encoded by the coding sequence ATGAAGCTCTCTTTCGGCACGGACGGCTGGCGCGGCGTGATCGCCGACGAGTTCACGTTCGCGAACGTGCGGCGGGTGGCGCAGGCGCACGCAGCGGCACTCCTGGCGGGTGGCGGGCGCAGCGCGGTGGTGGCGCACGACACGCGCTTCCTGGGTGGGGCGTTCGCGGGCGCGGCGGCGCGGACCCTGGCGGACTCGGGTCTGGACGTGACGCTGCTGGGCGGGCCGACGCCCACCCCGGCGCTGTCGCACGCGACGCGGGACGGTGGGCACGCCGGGGGCGTGATGATCACCGCGAGTCATAACCCCGGTCAGTACCAGGGGTACAAGCTCAAGGGACCGTACGGGGGGAGCGCCACGCCCGCGCTCGTGCAGGAGGTGGAGTCGCGCATCGACACGCCACTGACCGCGGGCGCTGTGGGCTCGCTGACGGACGGCAGCGCGCGGGAGGCGTACCTGTCGGCGCTGGCCGGGCTGGTGGACACGGGGGCGATCCGCGCGTCGGGCCTGCCGGTGTACCACGACGCGATGCACGGCGCGGCCGGCGGCTGGATCGAGCAGTTCACGCGGGAGCACCTGGGCGTGCCGTTCCACGGGCTGCGGCAGGCGCCGGACCCGCTGTTCGGCGGGGTGAACCCCGAGCCGATCGGGGCGAATCTGGAGGCGACCGCGCAGGTCATGCGGGGTGTGTCGGGTCCGGCGTTCGCGATGGTCACGGACGGCGACGCGGACCGTATCGGGGCGGTGCTGGCCGGCGGGGCGTTCTTCAACAGTCATCAGATCTTCGCGGTGCTGCTGCATCACCTCGCGCGGCGGGGGCTGCGGGGGCGGGTGGTGCGGACGGTGTCCACGAGCGGCATCATCGAGCGCCTGGCGCAGCATCACGGGCTGGAGGTCGTGCAGACCCCGGTGGGCTTCAAGTACATCACCGATCACTTCCTGGAGGGCGAGGCGGACCCGGCGCGGCAGGTGCTGATCGGCGGGGAGGAGTCCGGCGGGATCGGCGTGCAGGGCCACGTGCCCGAGCGGGACGGGCTGCTGAACGGGCTGCTGCTGCAGGAGACGGTCGCGGCGACGGGGCTGGGGCTGGACGAGCAGTTCCGGCAGATCGAGGCGCTGCTGGACTTCCGGCATCACTACGACCGCATTGACCTGCACCTGCCGGGGCCGGTGAACCGCGCGGCGCTGATGGACGACGTGGCGAACACCGCGCACCTGGGCGCGCACGCGGTGCGGGACGTGATCACCCTCGACGGCGTGAAGCTGGCCTTCGACGGGGGGTACGGGATGGTGCGCGCGTCGGGAACGGAACCCGTGGTGCGGCTGTACGTGGAAGCGCCGAGTCCCGACGAGGTGCAGGGCATCCTGGGGCAACTGCGGACCCTGACGATGAGGCACCTGAGCTGA
- a CDS encoding glycosyl hydrolase family 18 protein, producing the protein MPKTALSISALFALTLALSACGESPQASDVLRSQAVCTAWTEGPTYTAGQVVTYQGLTYTAIQTHTAYAGTNWNPRDTPSLWTAGGTCDSGSTDTTAPTVSVSSSAGSVTTASTITLTATASDNVGVTRVEFYDGATLIGTDTTSPYTQAVSLTAANNGTHSYTARAFDAAGNSRVSAATSVTVNIAGSGDTTAPTVSVTASPTSVTAAGNVTLTATASDNVGVTRVEFYQGTTLLATDTTAPYSATDAVTSAQNGTRSYTAKAFDAAGNSRVSAAASVTVNIGTTPPPSSGFKRVAYFAQWGIYGRGYQVKNIDTSGTAATLTHINYAFGNVYNAGGTYKCDMVTRAESGSGDGGDAYADYGKSFDAATSVDGVADVWSQPIKGNFNQLKKLKARYPGLKTLISLGGWTWSRYFSAAASTDASRRALVSSCIDLYIKGNLPATPDASAGPGSAAGVFDGIDIDWEYPGGGGLAYNTVSAADRQNFTLLLQEFRRQLDAVRPGLLLTIAAPGGPDKIANQDPAGYRAAVDWVNIMTYDFRGAWDAGGPTNFHSNLYTDPNGPGSGPAKTYSVDTAVNAFLSAGMPANKIVIGVPFYGRGWTGVPGSNNGLYQSASGPARGTYEAGIEDYKVLKNAPGTVFRNATTGQMWKYDGTTFWSYDDEQVIAAKMAYVKSRGLGGAMAWSLDGDDARGTLAKAVANGLK; encoded by the coding sequence ATGCCCAAGACTGCCCTGTCGATCTCCGCTCTGTTCGCCCTGACGCTGGCCCTGAGTGCCTGCGGCGAGTCACCCCAGGCCAGCGACGTCCTGCGCTCCCAGGCCGTCTGCACCGCCTGGACCGAGGGCCCCACCTACACCGCCGGGCAGGTCGTCACCTACCAGGGCCTGACCTACACCGCCATCCAGACGCACACCGCGTACGCCGGGACCAACTGGAACCCCAGGGACACCCCCAGCCTGTGGACGGCAGGCGGCACCTGCGACAGCGGCAGCACCGACACCACCGCCCCCACCGTCAGCGTCAGCAGCAGCGCGGGCAGCGTGACGACCGCCTCGACCATCACCCTGACGGCCACGGCCAGCGACAACGTCGGCGTCACCAGGGTCGAGTTCTACGACGGCGCGACCCTGATCGGCACCGACACCACCTCGCCCTACACCCAGGCCGTCTCGCTGACCGCCGCGAACAACGGCACCCACAGCTACACCGCCAGGGCCTTCGACGCCGCCGGGAACAGCCGGGTCAGCGCCGCCACCAGCGTCACCGTGAACATCGCGGGCAGCGGCGACACGACCGCGCCCACCGTGAGCGTCACCGCCAGCCCCACCAGCGTCACCGCCGCCGGGAACGTCACCCTGACCGCCACCGCCAGCGACAACGTCGGCGTGACCAGGGTCGAGTTCTATCAGGGCACCACCCTCCTCGCCACCGACACCACCGCGCCGTACAGCGCCACGGACGCCGTCACCAGCGCGCAGAACGGCACCCGCAGCTACACCGCCAAGGCGTTCGACGCCGCGGGCAACAGCCGGGTCAGCGCCGCCGCCAGCGTCACCGTCAACATCGGCACCACCCCGCCCCCCAGCAGCGGCTTCAAGCGCGTCGCGTACTTCGCGCAGTGGGGCATCTACGGCCGGGGCTACCAGGTGAAGAACATCGACACCAGCGGCACCGCCGCCACCCTCACCCACATCAACTACGCGTTCGGGAACGTGTACAACGCGGGCGGCACCTACAAGTGCGACATGGTCACCCGCGCCGAGAGCGGCAGCGGCGACGGCGGCGACGCCTACGCCGACTACGGCAAGAGCTTCGATGCCGCCACCAGCGTCGACGGCGTCGCCGACGTCTGGAGCCAGCCCATCAAGGGCAACTTCAACCAGCTGAAGAAACTCAAGGCCAGATACCCGGGCCTGAAGACCCTGATCTCCCTGGGCGGCTGGACCTGGAGCCGCTACTTCAGCGCCGCCGCCAGCACCGACGCGTCCCGCAGGGCCCTGGTCAGCTCCTGCATCGACCTGTACATCAAGGGAAACCTCCCGGCCACGCCCGACGCCTCGGCCGGACCGGGCTCCGCCGCCGGGGTCTTCGACGGGATCGACATCGACTGGGAATACCCGGGCGGCGGCGGGCTGGCGTACAACACCGTCAGCGCCGCCGACCGGCAGAACTTCACGCTGCTCCTGCAGGAATTCCGCCGGCAGCTCGACGCGGTGCGCCCCGGACTGCTGCTGACCATCGCCGCGCCCGGCGGACCCGACAAGATCGCCAACCAGGACCCCGCCGGGTACAGGGCCGCCGTGGACTGGGTGAACATCATGACCTACGACTTCCGCGGCGCCTGGGACGCTGGCGGCCCCACCAACTTCCACAGCAACCTGTACACCGACCCGAACGGCCCGGGCAGCGGCCCCGCGAAGACCTACTCGGTGGACACCGCCGTGAACGCCTTCCTGAGCGCCGGGATGCCCGCGAACAAGATCGTCATCGGCGTGCCCTTCTACGGACGCGGCTGGACCGGCGTGCCCGGCAGCAACAACGGCCTGTACCAGAGTGCCAGCGGCCCCGCGCGCGGCACGTACGAGGCCGGGATCGAGGACTACAAGGTGCTGAAAAACGCCCCGGGCACCGTGTTCCGCAACGCCACCACCGGCCAGATGTGGAAGTACGACGGCACGACCTTCTGGAGTTACGACGACGAGCAGGTCATCGCCGCGAAGATGGCGTATGTCAAGAGCAGGGGCCTGGGCGGCGCGATGGCGTGGTCGCTGGACGGCGACGACGCGCGGGGCACCCTGGCGAAAGCCGTGGCGAACGGCCTGAAATAG